A part of Maniola jurtina chromosome 19, ilManJurt1.1, whole genome shotgun sequence genomic DNA contains:
- the LOC123874805 gene encoding protein distal antenna-like, whose protein sequence is MTTKGKRPMRALTPGDKIEAIQRVNDGESKASVARDIGVPESTLRGWCKNEDKLRYMTSRLSSPDTDKSNDGEPPDKRARTESPTAPQSPIATGLDLSSPAAMTHSAPLPVPPPDAPVELTTKRSEPSPPVHPPRERRPDPGASVSMSAISPLSGLAHLPSLTHSHLGLSFNEIATNLTLLAQLNPGLSALSAQPASRALRSVRSPKPVHNGVLNLNETKHRSKSSHSSDPYRHSGSKSSHHGTSQSSAAQPVDDTLWYWLKTQQAMLDLTAQTTAAHPLQLGKPSDPTLPHKPVAPAPPVTSHLDYNRNSWLWQYYKQFGGAMPLPEDKLKSASQVPKDKSADNILYSHLTKSKTEEDRGATSPIHSQTQTVEVRETVTVPEEPRAAEPAVSPEVGAENKEPATERSNETGKSQTKARNVLDNLLFSSNQAASEEKKSNGHVNGEWEAGTAAALEHGDKFLAWLESSGDPSVTRMHVHQLRALLHNLRTRRAALPVHVPGALDAARRK, encoded by the coding sequence ATGACGACGAAGGGCAAGCGCCCTATGCGCGCCCTCACACCCGGAGATAAGATAGAGGCAATACAGCGAGTCAACGACGGCGAATCCAAAGCATCAGTCGCTCGCGACATCGGTGTGCCGGAGTCGACACTCCGCGGCTGGTGCAAGAACGAGGACAAATTGCGTTATATGACCTCTCGCTTGTCCTCGCCGGACACCGATAAGAGCAATGATGGGGAGCCACCCGATAAACGCGCGCGGACCGAGTCGCCGACCGCTCCGCAGTCACCCATCGCGACCGGCCTCGACCTCTCCAGCCCCGCGGCCATGACGCACAGCGCGCCTCTGCCCGTGCCGCCGCCCGACGCGCCCGTCGAACTGACGACCAAGCGAAGCGAACCATCACCTCCCGTGCACCCGCCCAGAGAGCGCCGTCCCGATCCAGGTGCGAGCGTTTCCATGAGTGCGATTAGTCCTTTGTCGGGACTCGCACACTTACCTAGCCTCACCCATTCTCATCTCGGCTTGAGCTTCAATGAAATAGCTACCAATCTGACTCTGTTGGCACAGCTTAATCCAGGTTTATCCGCATTATCTGCGCAGCCTGCTAGTCGAGCTTTACGCTCTGTTCGATCTCCGAAACCGGTCCACAACGGAGTTCTCAATTTAAACGAAACAAAGCATCGTAGTAAGTCCAGTCATTCCTCAGATCCGTATCGGCATAGCGGATCGAAGTCCAGTCATCACGGGACATCACAATCTTCCGCCGCTCAGCCGGTGGACGATACGTTATGGTACTGGTTAAAGACTCAACAGGCTATGCTCGACTTAACAGCTCAGACGACGGCCGCTCACCCTCTTCAATTAGGGAAGCCGAGCGATCCGACCTTACCACATAAACCGGTGGCTCCGGCGCCCCCCGTCACCTCCCATCTCGATTACAATAGGAATTCATGGCTCTGGCAGTATTACAAACAATTCGGTGGAGCGATGCCCCTACCCGAAGATAAACTTAAATCAGCATCTCAGGTTCCGAAGGATAAATCTGCAGACAACATCTTGTACTCACATCTCACCAAAAGCAAAACGGAAGAAGATCGAGGCGCGACGAGTCCGATACACAGTCAAACACAAACGGTCGAAGTTCGCGAAACGGTCACCGTGCCCGAAGAACCGCGAGCGGCGGAGCCTGCGGTGAGCCCCGAAGTCGGAGCCGAAAACAAGGAGCCGGCCACCGAGAGGTCGAACGAGACCGGCAAAAGCCAAACGAAGGCGCGGAACGTGCTGGATAACCTCCTGTTCAGCAGCAACCAGGCGGCTAGTGAAGAGAAGAAGAGCAACGGGCATGTGAACGGCGAGTGGGAAGCGGGCACCGCGGCGGCGCTGGAGCACGGCGACAAGTTCCTGGCGTGGCTGGAGTCGAGCGGCGACCCGAGCGTGACGCGCATGCA